The Atribacter laminatus genome contains the following window.
TCTGAGGAAGGTAGCATTTACCGGACATGATAAGCATCTCATTTATACCAATTCCACAATATCACACATAATAAAAGATGACTGAAGAGATTGCCACGACCTCAAAAAACCAGGTCTTGCAATGACGACTCAAAATTCCTTCTCCCTTGATGGAAGGATGAGGGTGAGTTCTTTTCATTCATCATTCGCTATTCACTACTCGCAACTCATCTCTCGTGTTCACCGTATAAATGGAATTTAAAATTGAGCTCCTCGAAAGAAGAATTTCTCTTTTTGAATGAAAACATTATAATAACCAATAAACTATCTTCATAATAAATTGAAAAACCTAAACAAACGGTTTTTTCGATAAACTTACCAAAAAATGGAGGTAACAGCATGATACCGATTAAGACCGCTTTAATTAGTGTTTCAGACAAATCCGGCTTGGCTGATTTAGTCGCTTTCTTTTCGAAACATAATATTTCCTTGATTGCTACCGGTGGAACTGCAAGATTCATTCGTGATTTGGGCTATCCAGTCAAAGAGGTTTCAGAAGTAACCGGTTTTCCTGAAATATTAGGGGGTCGGGTAAAAACTCTTCATCCTATTATTGAAGGTGGAATTTTAGCCCGTCGCGATCTTGAGGGCGATATAAATGATCTCAACACCCACAATATCAACCCGATTGATTGCGTCGTTTGTAACCTGTATCCTTTTGAACAAATGATGGCTTCAGGAGAAACTGCTTTGGAAAAAGTAGTTGAGGAGATCGATATTGGTGGAATTACTCTCCTTCGGGCTTCGGCAAAAAATTTCAAACATGTAGTCATCCTATCCTCTCCCGAGCAATATCCTTCATTTATGGAAGAATTAGAAAAAAACCATGAACACTTCCCTTCCCATTTGTCTGGACAGTATGCTATTCAAGCTTTTCTAAAAAGCTCGGAATATGATTCTTATATCGCCAATTATCTATCTCAACTGATGGATAATCAAACCGATGATTTCCCTTCCTATATTTCCATAAAAATGAAGAAAAAAAATTCCCTTCGCTATGGAGAAAATCCTCATCAAAAAGCTGCACTGTACGAAGACCTTTCCCTAGATCGTCAAGGCTTTATGAATGCTTATCAGCAATTTGGCGGGAAAGAGCTTTCTTTCAATAATCTTTATGATACCCAGGCAGCCTATTCCTTGGTTCGGGAATTTACTCAACCAGCAACGGTTATTGTGAAACATAATAATCCCTGTGGAGTGGCAGTCGATCCAGTATTAACTCAATCAGCAACCAAAGCCTTGGAGTGTGATCCAGCATCAGCTTTTGGCGGAATCATCGCTTTTAATCGAACCGTAGACCCCGAGACAGCAATGGTTTTTAAGAATTTATTTATTGAAGTAGTTATTGCTCCTGAATTTCAACCTGAAGCACTGAAAATTTTCGAAGCAAAGAAAAACTTGAGAATTTTAAAAGCTCCTTTAAGTAACCCAGCAGAATATGATATTAAAAAATTGGATGGCGGTTATCTGGTTCAGAATCCTGACCGGATTAGTTATGATCCCAATCAATTAAAAACCGTAACCAACCTCTCCCCCTC
Protein-coding sequences here:
- the purH gene encoding bifunctional phosphoribosylaminoimidazolecarboxamide formyltransferase/IMP cyclohydrolase — translated: MIPIKTALISVSDKSGLADLVAFFSKHNISLIATGGTARFIRDLGYPVKEVSEVTGFPEILGGRVKTLHPIIEGGILARRDLEGDINDLNTHNINPIDCVVCNLYPFEQMMASGETALEKVVEEIDIGGITLLRASAKNFKHVVILSSPEQYPSFMEELEKNHEHFPSHLSGQYAIQAFLKSSEYDSYIANYLSQLMDNQTDDFPSYISIKMKKKNSLRYGENPHQKAALYEDLSLDRQGFMNAYQQFGGKELSFNNLYDTQAAYSLVREFTQPATVIVKHNNPCGVAVDPVLTQSATKALECDPASAFGGIIAFNRTVDPETAMVFKNLFIEVVIAPEFQPEALKIFEAKKNLRILKAPLSNPAEYDIKKLDGGYLVQNPDRISYDPNQLKTVTNLSPSDQERESLLFGWIVAKHTKSNAIILTKGLQTVGIGAGQMSRIDSLKIACIKAEGKEVGSVLASDAFFPFPDVVEAAAEHGITAIIQPGGSIHDQDSIDACNRLGIGMIFTGIRHFRH